The genomic interval CGGATTGCGTTGCTCGCCTGGAAGCCGGTTTTTGTACCATTTTAGTTTTTTGAAAAATTCCAACAATAACAAAATACATAAAACCAGGGTGTAGGGACGAAGCATTTGCATTTCAAACTCGAAATCCTCAGATGAGTGTCAGGGGGAGCATTCCCGATTTTTTGTAACCGATTATGTGATTGGGGCAAAACAACATTGCCAGGGATTAATACTACTGTACGTTTCATTAAAACATGGCAGAAATCACAAAAAACCGGGAATGCAGCCAGAGTTGACGTTTGAAGAATCAGCCCCACAAGGGCATGAAAGCTGCAAGAGACGTGGCAAGTCTGTCCCCCGCTGGCGAGAGGCATAGTTTGAACCGGTTTGTTGATATTATCAAGGAGAGATGTGTGACAGAGCCAATGATTACTTGTCCGAAATGCCAGACTGCGATTAAGCTGACAGAATCGCTTGCGGCGCCGATCGTCGAGTCCGCCCGTCGCGAGTATGAGCAACGTCTGGCACAGAAAGACGCTGACATCGCCAAACGCGAAACCTTGCTTTGTGAGCGTGAAAAAGAGATTGTCAGGGCAAAAGAGGCTATTGACGGACAGGTCGCAGAGAAACTGCGTCAGGAGCGCGACAGGATAGTTGCTGAAGAATCCAGGAAGGCCAAGCTTGCACTTGCTGCCGACTTTGAGCAAAAACGAAAGGAACTTGCCGATCTTCAGGAAGTGCTCAAACAGAGGGACGAGAAACTTGCCGAGGCGCAGAAGGCGCAGGCTGAAGTCTTGAGAAGGCAGCGGGAACTCGATGACGAAAAACGCGAATTTGACTTGACGGTGGAGAAGCGCATACAGGAAGGGCTTGCCACGGTACGTGAACAAGCGCACAAAGAGGCTGAAGACCAACTTAAATTCAAGGTGTTGGAGAAAGAGCAGACTATTGCTTCAATGCAAAAGCAGATAGAAGAACTTAAGCGCAAGGCCGATCAGGGGTCACAGCAACTTCAGGGAGAAGTCCAGGAGCTTGAGCTTGAAGCGCTATTGATCTCGAAATTCCCGCGCGATACGATAGAACCCGTTCCGAAGGGCGAGCATGGCGGCGATGTGTTGCATCGGGTCATTGGCCATCTCGGCCAATCCTGCGGTACTATCTTGTGGGAGTCCAAAAGGACAAAGAGCTGGAGCGACGGCTGGCTTATCAAGCTTCGTGAAGACCAGCGGGCAGCAAAGGCAGAGATTGCCGTAATCGTCAGCCAGGCGCTCCCGAAGGGCGCGGCGACATTCGAATTGATTGACGGCGTATGGGTAACGCATCCCAGGGCAGCAATTCCCGTAGCTGTCACGCTCCGCCACACCCTCATCGAGGTCTCATCAGCCAGGCAGACTATGGAAGGGCAGCAAACCAAGATGGAAATGGTCTACAGGTACCTCACCGGCCCTAGATTCCGACAGCGTGTACAGGCCATCGTTGAGGCGTTCTCCTCCATGCAGGAAGACCTCGACAAAGAGAAGAAGATCATTACGAAGCAATGGGCCAAGCGCGAGGAACAGATCGGGCGCGTGATGCAGTCTACCGTTGGCATGTACGGCGACCTGCAGGGTATTGCTGGGAAGACGTTGCAGGAGATTGAGGGGTTGGAATTAAGCGCTTTGGAGGCATCTGAAGAATAATACGGGTGCATTCCCGATTTTTTGCAAAAAAACAATCAGTAGGGGTTAACAGTAACGTAGAGACAGGTTTCAAACCTGTCTTTTACCGCTTGAAAATGACAGAAACAACCCTGACAGGGTTCCAAACCCTGTCAGGGTTAATCAAACAAGATGTTTGCGATACAATACCTGTTAGCCAACAGGTAGGTGCGAATATTTGCAAAAAATCGGGAATGCACCCCTTCCAGAATAATCGCAGTACGTAGTGTTATGTCTCTGGAACCGTCCAAGGTTAAAAGAAACATTCAGCCGGGTTCCTGGTTGATTAAGCCGCGTTTTTATTTACCGCAATACAGGTGAGAAAGTCTTCACTCTTTTTTTCACCATCATTTAAATCATCGCGTTAATCCATAGTGTGAAAGCGCACATATTTCTTAGCACATCGCAATATGTACTCACTATATGAATTAATTAGTGATACCGCCGCATCACATCCCTTATGTAATACTAAATTTAATACGAGAATCTGCTGTATGTATTTGCATACAGTGGAAAACAAGCATAACAACTCTAAGCATTAATAGTTTATGAAATATCTACTATACGGTGTATTGATTTGCATACAATATTTGTAAATTGCCCGGACTTGTTTTTATCACTACTTCTCATGCCGTTGTTAATTTCATCAGGCATAACTACTTTTATCTTTGAAGGTTATAAATTTATTACTACTAGTATAAAAAAATTGTATTGTTTTAATTTTCAATGGCAAAGGCATTGCGTAGGTATTGCGTTGAGAAAAAAGTCTGTTTCGGGAGTGTTCCCGGAAGATTGTTAAAAAAGATGCAAATTGAAGGAGGATGGCGAAATGTTTAAGAAGATAGGTATTGGTGTTGTTATTTCAGGGGCGTTAATGTTTAGTTATTTTGGATTAAACACAGCATTCATTAGCCCCGTAATCGCAGAAGAGGAAGGGAAAGACATTGAGAAAAAGACTGACGAGCTGATGGGTAGTTATAAAACAAGTAGTGCCTCATATGTTAGTGCTGTCGTTTCCAATGAGGATGTCTGCGAAAAATGCGGAAAAAAGAAAGATGATTGCACCTGCGAGGACTAATAAGCAGTAAACAATTGATACGTTCGTCATACAGGAGTATTCATTGTTATGTAAGCTGACGTTGGGCTAAATTGGTGACATATGAAAACAATTGGCGAAAGAAAACATTTATAGCATATCGCTTTGCGAAGTAGCGGGCGGATGTTTCCCAATAGCGCCAGTGGCTTGCATTTATTTGCTGGATTTTCAGGATGGCATGGACAAACAGGGTTTGTCCGTGCCATCAGTCGTGTAGGGGAGGGCATTATCCGCAGAGAAATAAACAACGTGTAAACGGAAGAGTGATATTTTGTTGGGTAATGCCCTGTCCTATCAGGTTCGCTTAATAGAAGATGAATTGTAACTATTCAGCGAGAAATATTTTAAATATAAATCAAAACATAAACATGCCAAATTACCTATTATGGGTTGGGTTTGAAATGCAGGAGGAAGAATTTCGTTACTCCCACGCACTGCTTAAAGAATCAAGACAAAAACATTTCAACCCTTACGATCTTATCTGTCTCTGTTGGATACCTTATTCTTAATGAGAAAGGGTTCATTCTGGCGGCAAACTTTGCAAGAGCTTTCATGCTGGGCATAGAGCCGCAT from Candidatus Kuenenia stuttgartiensis carries:
- a CDS encoding DUF2130 domain-containing protein translates to MTEPMITCPKCQTAIKLTESLAAPIVESARREYEQRLAQKDADIAKRETLLCEREKEIVRAKEAIDGQVAEKLRQERDRIVAEESRKAKLALAADFEQKRKELADLQEVLKQRDEKLAEAQKAQAEVLRRQRELDDEKREFDLTVEKRIQEGLATVREQAHKEAEDQLKFKVLEKEQTIASMQKQIEELKRKADQGSQQLQGEVQELELEALLISKFPRDTIEPVPKGEHGGDVLHRVIGHLGQSCGTILWESKRTKSWSDGWLIKLREDQRAAKAEIAVIVSQALPKGAATFELIDGVWVTHPRAAIPVAVTLRHTLIEVSSARQTMEGQQTKMEMVYRYLTGPRFRQRVQAIVEAFSSMQEDLDKEKKIITKQWAKREEQIGRVMQSTVGMYGDLQGIAGKTLQEIEGLELSALEASEE